Proteins from a genomic interval of Mesobacillus sp. S13:
- the sucD gene encoding succinate--CoA ligase subunit alpha translates to MSVFINKDTKVIVQGITGSTALFHTKQMLEYGTKIVGGTSPGKGGTEVEGVPVFNTVQEAVEATGANASVIYVPAPFAADAIIEAVDAELDLAICITEHIPVLDMVKVKRYMEGRKTRLVGPNCPGVITPEECKIGIMPGYIHTKGHVGVVSRSGTLTYEAVHQLTQAGIGQSTAVGIGGDPVNGTNFIDVLKAFNEDPETYAVIMIGEIGGTAEEEAAEWVKANMTKPVVGFIGGRTAPPGKRMGHAGAIISGGKGTADEKIRVMNECGIQVAETPSVMGETLIKVLKEQDLYDQCKTH, encoded by the coding sequence GTGAGCGTATTCATTAATAAAGATACAAAGGTCATTGTTCAAGGGATTACGGGTTCTACAGCCCTTTTCCATACAAAACAAATGCTTGAATATGGTACAAAAATTGTTGGAGGAACATCTCCAGGCAAGGGCGGTACAGAAGTTGAAGGCGTGCCTGTATTCAATACTGTGCAAGAAGCTGTTGAAGCGACAGGTGCAAATGCATCTGTAATCTATGTACCAGCTCCATTCGCTGCAGATGCGATCATCGAAGCTGTCGATGCAGAGCTTGATTTGGCAATCTGTATCACAGAGCATATCCCTGTGTTGGATATGGTAAAGGTGAAGCGTTATATGGAAGGCAGGAAGACTCGCCTTGTAGGACCTAACTGTCCGGGTGTCATCACTCCTGAAGAGTGCAAGATTGGAATCATGCCTGGATATATCCATACAAAAGGCCATGTCGGCGTTGTATCACGTTCTGGAACATTGACTTATGAAGCAGTACACCAATTAACACAAGCTGGAATCGGCCAGTCTACTGCTGTAGGGATCGGCGGAGACCCAGTTAACGGAACAAACTTCATCGATGTCCTGAAGGCATTCAATGAAGATCCAGAAACGTATGCGGTCATCATGATCGGTGAAATCGGCGGTACGGCTGAGGAAGAAGCAGCTGAGTGGGTTAAGGCAAACATGACGAAACCTGTTGTCGGCTTCATCGGCGGAAGAACTGCACCTCCTGGAAAGCGCATGGGCCACGCTGGTGCGATCATTTCAGGCGGTAAGGGTACAGCAGACGAAAAGATCCGCGTAATGAACGAGTGCGGCATCCAGGTTGCTGAAACTCCATCCGTAATGGGTGAAACGCTAATCAAGGTTTTGAAGGAACAAGACCTGTACGATCAGTGCAAAACACACTAA
- the dprA gene encoding DNA-processing protein DprA encodes MDGLKKKLIQLIHSKNASWKAIYTALKASTALTEPETALYSSINPRAQQLIRDHQFIPIDKLLNDYASKNIHLITFFDDNYPIELKTIYQPPWILFAKGDISLLRNTKNLAVVGSRNASSYGIKAIDYLFPSLIEKNVQIVSGLAKGIDAHAHKAAIKLGGKTIGVIAGGFNNLYPKENMKLAEYMMEKHLVLSEYPPATMPAKWQFPMRNRIISGLSQGTLVIEAKKKSGSLITADFALNEGRDVFAVPGSILTPDSDGVHYLIQQGAKLIKSSEDILEELGM; translated from the coding sequence ATGGATGGATTGAAAAAGAAACTAATCCAGCTTATCCATAGCAAAAATGCGAGTTGGAAAGCTATTTATACTGCACTTAAAGCAAGTACGGCATTAACTGAACCAGAAACTGCATTATATTCCTCTATTAATCCTCGGGCGCAGCAACTCATCAGAGACCATCAATTTATTCCCATCGACAAACTTCTCAACGACTATGCCTCTAAGAATATTCACCTGATTACTTTTTTTGATGACAATTATCCAATCGAGCTTAAGACAATCTATCAGCCTCCCTGGATTCTCTTTGCCAAAGGAGATATATCCCTGTTAAGGAACACAAAGAACCTTGCAGTTGTTGGTTCCAGGAATGCCTCATCATACGGCATAAAGGCGATTGACTATTTATTTCCTTCATTAATAGAGAAGAATGTACAAATTGTAAGTGGGTTAGCAAAAGGCATCGATGCCCATGCCCATAAAGCAGCCATCAAGTTGGGCGGGAAAACAATTGGTGTCATTGCTGGCGGGTTTAACAATCTCTATCCTAAGGAAAATATGAAATTGGCAGAGTACATGATGGAAAAACATCTCGTATTATCAGAGTATCCACCAGCGACTATGCCGGCAAAGTGGCAATTTCCGATGCGAAACAGGATTATCAGCGGTCTTTCACAGGGTACACTCGTCATAGAAGCGAAAAAAAAGAGTGGTTCATTGATCACGGCAGATTTTGCATTGAATGAAGGCAGGGATGTATTTGCCGTCCCCGGCAGCATATTGACTCCTGATTCCGATGGAGTCCATTATTTAATCCAGCAAGGAGCAAAACTAATCAAAAGTTCCGAGGATATTTTAGAGGAACTTGGTATGTAA
- the topA gene encoding type I DNA topoisomerase, which produces MSDFLVIVESPAKAKTIERYLGKKYKVKASMGHLIDLPKSQMGIDTKNNFNPKYITIRGKGPVLKELKTAAKKAKKVYLAADPDREGEAIAWHLAKSLDVDVHSDCRVVFNEITKDAIKESFKHPRAINMDLVDAQQARRALDRLVGYNISPLLWKKVKKGLSAGRVQSVALRMIIDREKEIAAFVPEEYWTIGAEFLKGKSAFEASFYGIGKEKAELKSEEDVKNILKQVKGNKFTVASVTKKERRRNPAPPFITSSLQQEAARKLNFRAKKTMMLAQQLYEGIDLGKEGTVGLITYMRTDSTRISEVAQGEAKEYITNEYGEKFIQTEVRKEKKQSNAQDAHEAIRPTSTMKVPETIKEFLSRDQYRLYKLIWERFVASQMAPAIMDTMSVDLKNGEVTFRATGSKVKFPGFMKVYVEGSDDQVEEKDKFLPDLKEGDEVTKKDIEPKQHFTQPPPRYTEARLVRTLEEMGIGRPSTYAPTLDTIQKRGYVSLDNKRFVPTELGEVIHELMIEFFPEILDLEFTAKMEQNLDNIEDGKINWVKVIDEFYRDFEKNLEVAEKEMQEIEIKDEPAGEDCDQCGSPMVFKMGRYGKFMACSNFPECRNTKAIVKEIGVKCPKCEEGNIIERKSKKRRIFYGCDRFPECDFLSWDKPLARKCPKCENMLVEKKLKKGVQVQCTECDYKEEPQS; this is translated from the coding sequence ATGTCAGATTTTTTAGTCATCGTTGAATCGCCTGCAAAGGCTAAAACGATTGAGCGTTACCTTGGAAAAAAATATAAAGTGAAAGCCTCTATGGGGCATTTGATAGATTTGCCTAAGAGTCAGATGGGAATTGATACGAAGAATAATTTTAACCCTAAGTACATCACCATCAGGGGTAAAGGGCCTGTACTTAAGGAATTGAAAACGGCTGCTAAAAAGGCAAAGAAAGTCTATCTCGCGGCTGACCCCGACAGAGAAGGGGAAGCGATTGCCTGGCATCTTGCGAAAAGTCTTGATGTGGATGTCCATTCAGATTGCAGGGTTGTATTCAATGAGATAACAAAGGATGCTATCAAGGAATCTTTCAAACACCCCCGCGCGATCAATATGGATCTGGTAGATGCCCAGCAGGCACGCCGTGCTCTGGACAGACTAGTAGGTTACAATATCAGTCCGCTACTGTGGAAGAAGGTCAAGAAGGGGCTGAGTGCAGGGCGAGTACAATCAGTTGCTTTAAGGATGATCATTGATCGTGAAAAGGAAATAGCTGCATTTGTTCCAGAAGAATATTGGACAATCGGTGCAGAATTCTTGAAAGGGAAAAGTGCATTTGAAGCTTCTTTTTACGGAATTGGAAAAGAAAAAGCTGAGTTGAAGTCTGAAGAAGATGTTAAAAACATCCTTAAGCAGGTTAAGGGAAATAAATTCACTGTTGCGTCAGTGACGAAGAAAGAACGCAGGCGCAACCCTGCACCGCCTTTCATTACTTCTTCCTTGCAACAGGAAGCAGCCCGAAAGCTCAACTTCAGAGCCAAAAAGACGATGATGCTTGCCCAGCAGCTTTATGAAGGGATCGATCTTGGGAAAGAAGGCACAGTCGGTTTAATTACGTATATGAGAACCGACTCTACCAGAATCTCTGAAGTGGCACAAGGGGAAGCAAAAGAATACATCACAAATGAGTATGGAGAAAAATTCATCCAGACAGAGGTCAGGAAAGAGAAGAAACAGTCCAATGCTCAAGATGCTCATGAAGCAATCCGGCCTACCAGTACAATGAAGGTTCCTGAAACGATAAAGGAATTTCTCTCAAGGGATCAATACAGGCTATATAAACTCATTTGGGAACGCTTCGTCGCTAGCCAGATGGCTCCAGCAATCATGGATACGATGAGTGTGGATTTGAAAAACGGAGAGGTTACTTTCCGGGCAACAGGTTCAAAGGTCAAGTTCCCAGGGTTCATGAAGGTTTATGTAGAAGGTTCGGATGACCAGGTGGAAGAAAAGGATAAGTTCCTTCCTGACTTGAAGGAAGGTGACGAGGTCACGAAGAAAGATATCGAACCGAAGCAGCACTTTACACAGCCCCCTCCAAGATATACAGAAGCGAGGCTTGTCAGGACGCTGGAGGAGATGGGGATTGGCCGCCCATCAACATATGCGCCAACATTGGATACAATCCAAAAGAGAGGATATGTATCTCTCGACAATAAGCGTTTCGTGCCGACAGAGCTGGGAGAAGTAATCCATGAGCTGATGATTGAATTCTTCCCGGAAATCCTTGACCTCGAGTTCACCGCGAAGATGGAGCAGAACTTAGATAATATTGAAGACGGAAAAATCAATTGGGTCAAAGTCATTGACGAATTTTACCGAGACTTTGAGAAGAATCTTGAAGTAGCGGAAAAGGAAATGCAAGAAATCGAAATCAAGGACGAACCTGCCGGAGAAGATTGTGATCAATGCGGTTCACCTATGGTCTTTAAAATGGGCCGGTACGGCAAATTCATGGCCTGCAGCAATTTTCCTGAATGCCGAAACACGAAGGCGATCGTTAAGGAAATTGGTGTCAAATGTCCTAAGTGTGAAGAAGGCAATATCATTGAGCGCAAGAGTAAGAAACGCCGGATATTCTACGGATGCGACCGATTCCCTGAGTGTGACTTCTTGTCATGGGATAAACCACTTGCACGTAAATGCCCTAAATGCGAAAATATGCTAGTAGAAAAGAAGCTCAAAAAGGGTGTTCAGGTTCAGTGTACGGAATGCGACTATAAAGAGGAACCACAAAGCTAG
- a CDS encoding EscU/YscU/HrcU family type III secretion system export apparatus switch protein, with protein MKPPKHTRKSAVALGYNAGSMDAPKVMAKGKGLLAEQIIEKAKDHDIPIQEDPSLVEVLSQLELNERIPEELYQAVAEVFSFVYHLDQQAGRQK; from the coding sequence ATGAAACCACCAAAGCATACAAGGAAATCAGCAGTTGCCCTGGGGTATAACGCAGGAAGTATGGACGCTCCTAAAGTGATGGCAAAGGGAAAAGGTCTTTTGGCTGAACAAATCATTGAAAAAGCCAAGGATCATGATATTCCCATCCAGGAAGACCCGTCACTTGTTGAAGTGTTGAGCCAGCTTGAACTGAATGAACGGATACCAGAGGAACTATATCAAGCAGTAGCCGAAGTATTTTCCTTTGTCTACCATTTGGATCAACAAGCAGGAAGACAAAAATAA
- the sucC gene encoding ADP-forming succinate--CoA ligase subunit beta → MNVHEYQGKEILRKYGVKVPNGKVAFTVDEAVEAAKELGSSVVVVKAQIHAGGRGKAGGVKVAKNLDEVRTYASEILGKTLVTHQTGPEGKEVKRLLIEEGCDIKKEYYVGLVLDRATSRVVLMASEEGGTEIEEVAEATPEKIFKEEIDPVVGLMPYQARRIAFNINIPKELVNQAVKFMMGLYNAYVEKDCSIAEINPLVVTGDGQVMALDAKLNFDSNALYRQKDILEYRDLEEEDPKEIEASKYDLSYISLDGNIGCMVNGAGLAMATMDIVKHYGGDPANFLDVGGGATAEKVTEAFKIILSDPNVKGIFVNIFGGIMKCDVIATGVVEAAKQVGLEVPLVVRLEGTNVDLGKQILNESGLNIIAAESMADGAEKIVSLVK, encoded by the coding sequence ATGAATGTCCATGAGTATCAAGGAAAAGAAATCCTCAGAAAATATGGGGTAAAAGTACCGAATGGGAAGGTTGCTTTTACAGTTGATGAAGCTGTTGAAGCAGCTAAAGAGCTTGGGTCATCGGTAGTTGTTGTAAAAGCTCAAATCCATGCTGGCGGAAGGGGTAAAGCCGGCGGTGTCAAGGTTGCTAAGAACCTTGATGAAGTACGTACATATGCTTCTGAGATCTTAGGCAAGACACTGGTCACTCACCAGACTGGTCCAGAAGGCAAGGAAGTAAAACGCCTGTTGATTGAGGAAGGCTGTGACATCAAGAAGGAGTACTATGTAGGCCTTGTGCTTGACCGTGCTACTTCACGTGTTGTCCTTATGGCTTCTGAAGAAGGCGGAACGGAAATCGAAGAAGTTGCGGAAGCGACTCCTGAAAAAATCTTCAAAGAAGAAATCGATCCTGTAGTTGGTCTTATGCCATACCAGGCTCGCCGTATCGCATTCAATATCAACATCCCTAAGGAACTGGTCAACCAGGCTGTAAAGTTCATGATGGGCTTATATAACGCTTATGTCGAAAAGGATTGTTCAATCGCAGAAATCAACCCATTGGTTGTGACTGGTGACGGACAGGTAATGGCACTTGACGCTAAATTGAACTTCGATTCAAACGCGCTATACCGCCAGAAGGATATCCTTGAGTACCGCGACCTTGAAGAAGAAGATCCAAAGGAAATCGAAGCATCGAAGTATGACCTCAGCTATATTTCTCTAGATGGAAACATCGGCTGCATGGTTAACGGTGCAGGTCTTGCGATGGCAACTATGGACATCGTTAAGCATTATGGCGGAGACCCTGCAAACTTCCTTGATGTTGGGGGCGGTGCTACTGCAGAAAAAGTAACAGAAGCATTCAAAATCATCCTTTCAGATCCTAACGTAAAAGGAATCTTTGTTAATATCTTCGGCGGCATCATGAAGTGTGATGTAATCGCTACTGGTGTAGTGGAAGCTGCCAAGCAGGTTGGACTTGAAGTTCCTCTTGTCGTTCGCCTTGAAGGTACGAACGTTGATCTTGGAAAACAGATTCTTAATGAGTCTGGCTTGAATATCATTGCTGCTGAATCAATGGCAGACGGCGCTGAAAAAATCGTTTCATTAGTTAAGTAG